Genomic segment of Parageobacillus genomosp. 1:
ATCGCTAAAAAATTTTCGTACCGACTACATCGATGTGCTGCTTATTCATCGTCCGGACCCGTTTATGAATCCGGAAGAAGTGGCAGAGGCGTTCACCCAGCTGAAAAAAGAAGGGAAAGTGCGTCATTTTGGCGTGTCCAACTTTAAACGTTCGCAATTCAACATGCTTCAATCGTATTTAGATTTTCCGCTTGTAACCAACCAGATTGAAGTGTCGGCCTATCGCTTAGAAAATATCGAAGACGGGACCGTTGATTTATGCTTAGAAAAGCGGATCCCGCCGATGGTGTGGTCTCCGCTTGCGGGCGGAAAAATATTTACTGCAACGGACGACAAAGCGGTACGCCTGCGCACGACGCTCGAACAAATTAGAGATGAACTTGGTGCCGAAACGATCGACGAAGTACTATACGCATGGCTCCTTATCCATCCGGCGCGGATGATGCCGATTGT
This window contains:
- a CDS encoding aldo/keto reductase family oxidoreductase produces the protein MERIRLAEDLTFSRIIHGLWRLADWNYSKEEILSFIEFCLEQGITTFDHADIYGNYTCEALFGEALALKPSLRGQIEIVTKCGIKLASRYGLKHYDTSKEHIIASVHQSLKNFRTDYIDVLLIHRPDPFMNPEEVAEAFTQLKKEGKVRHFGVSNFKRSQFNMLQSYLDFPLVTNQIEVSAYRLENIEDGTVDLCLEKRIPPMVWSPLAGGKIFTATDDKAVRLRTTLEQIRDELGAETIDEVLYAWLLIHPARMMPIVGSGKKERIIHAVRALTLPLRREQWFEILQSSMGHEVP